Within the uncultured Draconibacterium sp. genome, the region GGTGTTTACACAAAAAGCTGGCGGTGATCATCCGCACACGGTTATGCATGTAGCCGGTTTTATTCAGCTCGCGCATTCCTGCATCCACAATCGGGTAACCGGTTTCACCTTTGCACCAGCGCTCAAATTCTCTTTCATCGTTTCGCCACTTTATAACATTGTATTTGGCTCTGAAATTCTCGTTCACCACACGCGGAAAATGGAAAAGTATTTGCGTAAAAAACTCTCGCCACACTAATTCGCTCAAAAACTCGGGCGACTGTTTGTACACCTGCTGCACAATTTGCCTTATGCTAACTGTTCCAAAACGCAGGTGAACACTTAAATAGCTGGTTCCGTGAATTGCCGGGAAGTTTCGTGTTTCGCTGTAATTCTCAACGACCGACAGATCGTAGTCCTTAACAGGAATAGATGATTTTTGAAAACCAATCTCTTCCAGCGTTGGTAATGAAGAATCAACTTCTGCAAATGCATCCGGTTTTAAATCCGCTTCCACTTTTATTTGCTGTGGATCGAAATGTTCAAGCCATTTGTTTTTGAAAGGTGTAAAAACAGTGTACGGCGTTCCGTCGCCTTTTAATACCTCATGAGGCTCGAAAATTGCCTGGTCTTTGTGCGACAGAACAGCAATATTATTTTTCTGTAGAAGTTGCTGTACTTTATTATCGCGTTCTGTTGCATAAGGCTCGTAATCGCGATTAAAATGCACTTCGCCAATTTCAAAATCGCTGATCAGTTCCTGCCATATTTTTAATGGCTCACCGGTTTTTACCATCAGCCCCGAATTCATTGCACGCAGTTCCTTATCCAATTTGGTAAGTTGTTGATGAATAAAAGTTACGCGGGCGTCGTCTTTAGCCAGCTTATCCAGAATATTGGTGTCGAATATAAAAAGCACGAGCGCTTTATTATTGCCATACAGTGCTTTATTTAGCGCGGTATTATCGCTTAAACGTAAGTCTCTTCTTAGCCAGGTAATATTTATCATCCGAATCCGCTTTCTACTAACAACAATTTACAACGCTTCCAGTTCTTCGCGGTAATCGTATTGTAAATCTTCGTGAAGCATGGAAATTACTTTTTGTATGCGTTTTACCTGGTTTAGGTACATATTGAATACAACGCGGCTGCGTTTATAATTCAGGTGCGAGTCTTTTAGTTTCTTGCAGAAATACATCAGCAATTCAATTTCCGTTTCTTTTTTACCCGAAAAACGAATGTGCTTTTTGGTGGTTTTTAAAACTTTTCGAATTGTTTTTTTTGCCAGGTAAAAGCTGCTTCGGTTCAGGCTTATAAATTCCAGGTCGATTTCTTCTTTCACCTGCCTGATGTATTCATCTTCGTTATAAGCCTCAAACAAAAGATAACTTAACAATTCTTTATTGTCTTTTTTATACTTGGCCAGCCGCGTTATTACGTCATGCAAAACCTCGGGCGGCAGGTTTTTCAGTTCCTTTTTTATGTTGCTCAGCGAAGCAATTTCCATAGCCTGCAAATTAACCTAATTAATTCATACTATTAAAATTATTTGTTTTCAAAGGTATAGTATGGAACTCGCAAGCCTTCTAATCATCCTTTTGCATGTGAGTTGCTCTCGTGCTCGTTTCATAAAATGAATAAATTACCCGAAGGGCTGACGAAATAATTGAAATACAATTATTTATCAGGGTTAACCTTGACATTTAAAATCGTAAAATATACATTGTCAAAGCACGTAATGTGCAGATTTTCAATCGTCAACACTTCGTATGAAAAAATCATGAATTTTTCAGATTAAAATAAAACTTTCTTTTTCAGCCAAACACAAGCCAAAACTTTTGTTGAAGATGAGCAATGATGGATTTCGTAGAACAGCCAACAACACATTTTTTGGGGTAACTGTAGTTGAATGCAGGTGAATAACAGTTATCGGATTTTGTAGAATAAAACCTGACGTTGGTTGATGTCTATTTGCTGAATGCTGAATTAAAAAGCATTGCATCAGGTAGTTACGTACATTTGAGATATGAAAACGATTAAAACAATACTACGATGAAAACAAAACTAGTTCTATTAAGCATTTGCATTGCGATTTTAAGCATGGGCGCCACCGCAAAAATTAAAGACGGAAAGGCGATGACCGGAAACTCTCTTACCGAATTTGGTAGTTATACTATAGTAAATTCAAGTTCTCCAATGGTTTACCAGGATCAGTTATTGGAGACTTACGAGTTGACATACGAAAACACTAACGTACCAATACGAATTGGTGTTTTGTGCGAAGATGGAAAAAAATGTACAACATTTATTGTTCGTAGCGACGAGTTTGAGATTGAATATGCCTGCAGAAACCATGTGTTTGGGGTAAAGAAAATGGAACCTCGTTTCCAGCAATTACCAAAAGAAGAAATGGATCTGAAACTGGACAGAGTTGCCTACTACTCGCAGCGGGTAATTTGTCAGAACAAAAAATCGCAAGACGATTTACTGGGGTTGATCGCATGTTATTTCCCTGATTTGGTGAAAGACGAATATCAGGCCAGTTTTTAAAACGAATTTTAAGTACAGCGCAATTTTTTTCATAGAAATATGAAAAGATAATCCCCGCCAGAGGGGCGGGGGTTTTTTCTCTTAACAGAAAAGAACAAAAAACAGAAACCATTGAAAAAATAGAGCGAGTAAAATATGAAACGAACATGAAATTTTTCATTCAAGAATTACAAAAACAAGAATGAATAAATTTTATGTGAGAGCGACGGATGGAGCGGTTCCATCTGTCAAATTTGAATTTTAAAATTATCAGAAAATTGAAATTTATACAGATGAAAGGGTAATATAAAATTAGTGAGTACTTACTCGAAAGCCCTGCGTTGAAACAACGCAGGGCTTTTCAATGAATGGATGTTTTTTGCTGCAAAATGGCAGTTTTTGTCAGCGAACGACAGATTTTTTCCGCTTGCCCGATGTTAATCTTTGAAGAGCTCTTATAAATGTTGTTATCTTTATGATAGGGGAGTTAACGGAATGAACAAATTGTTGTACAATAACAGTGTGCTTTACCGGGGAACAAGGCATATTTTATTCTTTGTAATTACCGTGGTATTGTTTACAGGTATTTTATTTGTTCAAAGCGAAAACGATAACCTGCCTCACATTTTCGGAATAACACTGGGCAATGCCTTTTTCTTTTTTGGCTACGCCTACATCACCATTTTTCTTTTGGTTCCCGAACTGTTGTTAAAAGCCAAACCGTTTTGGTTTATCGTTGTCTTTTTGCTGATAGGAATTGGCTTGTCGGCATTAAAATTATTGTTCTCCGATTATATTTTTTATGCTTCAATTGCCCCCGAGAATATATCCGGAAACGGAGCTTTTAATCTTCGTTTGATTGTGATGAATACAAAAGACATGACCTTTATTGTGGCCTTGTTTTGTATTGCCAAATATGTTAAAGATTACATCCTCACTGAAGACCTGCGGAAAAAACTGGAGCAACAACACCGGAAAGCGCAAACAACTCTTTTGCAATCGCAGTTCGATCCGCATTTCATGTTTAACACCATTAATAATCTTTATGCGCTGTCGTTGCTTAATCCTGGCAAAACAAACGAAGTGATTAGCCGCATGAAAATTGTGCTCACCTATATTATTAACGAAAGCCTGAAAGAATTTGTAACGCTAGAAGATGAGGTAGAATTGGTTGAAAATTATCTGCAACTGGAAAAGTTGCGTTACGGGAAACGACTAAAGGTGAGTTACAAAACCGAGGGCGATTTAACTGCGGCAAAAATTCCACCAATGATATTATTCCTGCTGGTTGAGAACAGCTTTAAACATGGCAGTAGTTTAGATGCCGGCGCACCGTGGATTACTATTTTGGTACAGGCTACAGCTGAAGAAATAATTATTGAAACAGAAAACAGCAAACCCGAAGGATTGCAGAAAAAGCGCAAGGAAATTGAACGGGGAAGTGGTTACAGCGGATTAAAAAGGCGTTTAAATATTATTTACGACGGACAGGGATACAGTCTGAAAGTGAAAGATATGGGCGACAAGTTTAAAGTGCGCCTCGAGTTAAAAAATACGCATGAAGACAGGCATATTACATATCGTTAAACGGAGTTATATTTTGCATGTCATCTTTTGGCTGGCATGGGTAATATCATTCTCCTTTATTCAAACTTTGAACGAAGGAATCGGTTCGTTACATGTTTGGCTGATGTATTACCTGGTTACTTTACCTGTTTTTGTAACGCACACTTATTTAATTGCTTACTGGCTTTTGCCCAAAACATTCTTTAACGGGCGTTATTTGGTGTTTGCTGCAGGTATTTTCGTTCTTCTCATCGTATTTTCGGTAGTTGAATTATTGGTAAGCAACTACCTGGTTTTTTATCTTTTTGACAAAAGCAGAATGTTTGATTCCGGGTTTCTGAATCTTAAAAATATCGTGATCAGCGGCGTTGGTAATCATTATATCATTTTGGTATTTCTGGCTATAAAGGCGGGTAGTTCGTGGTATCGTGCCGAATACCAGAAAGAAGAGTTACTGCGTTCGAAACTCGAAACCGAGCTGGAGATTTACCGGTATCAGTTGCAACCCCGTATTGTTCTGGAATTGATGGAGGAGTTGGAAGTTCTGTCGTTAAAAAATGCAGAAACGGCACCGGAGATGATCATTAATATTTCGAATTTCCTCAACCGTTTTCTTTACGAAGGAAAAGAAGAATTGATTCCGCTGGAACTGGAAGTGAAGTTGCTGGAGGAGTTTATGACCATTCATAACCAGGCTTTGGGCGATCGGCTAACAAGTAATTTTATTGTTAGTGGCAACCTGAAATCTTATGTTGTTCCGCCACTTTTATTGCTTCCGTTTATAAATTCTGCAATAAAAGTTGCCTACGAGTGTAACGAAACCTATGAAAGTACAGTCATTATAAAAGCGGAGCGGAAGTATTTGCTGTTTTCGTTTACATTTTGGAGCGAAAACAGTTTTAAGATAGCTAACAATGAAGACAATAAAATTACCTACCAGCGTTTACTCTTTAATTATCCTGACAAACACCGGTTAGTGGAGAACATTGATGACAATTTTAGAGAATTTAGTATAGAAATTTACGCGTAAAGTGTAACAGTATGCTATTTTTTCGTACTATTTTAATAACAGATTGAAAACAGACTGAAGCTTGTGCTTCGGATAAAACAGAAAACAAAAGCTAATTCCGTATTACCATGAAAACTAAGTGCCTCATTATAGATGATGAGCCTCTCGCACGTGACTTGATGCGCTCGCACATTGAAAAACTAGATAATTTTGAAATTTGTGCTGAATGTGGCGATGCCATGAAAGCCTTGCAGGAACTTCACAATCACAAGATCGATCTGATGTTTATGGACATTCAGATGCCCCAGATAACAGGAATCGAATTTCTGAGAACATTAAAAAATCCGCCTAAAGTTATTATTACCACTGCCTATCGCGAATATGCCCTCGAAGGTTTTGAGTTGGATGTGGTCGATTTTCTGCTGAAGCCAATTACTTTTGAACGCTTCCTGAAGTCCGTGAATAAATATTATCAGTCGGTTCAGGACGATGTTCCGGAGTTGCAACCCATCGCTTCAACCAATGGTAAAACCGATGAGGCCTTTATCTATGTGAAGGAAAATAAAAAGGTTTTAAAGGTGCATTTAAATGAAATCCTGTACGTTGAGGGCTTGAGCGAATACGTGCAGATTTATACTACTGAGAAAAAAATCATCACAAAAACCAGTATGACTCACATGTCTGAAAAACTGCCCGACAGCGGTTTTATGCGCATTCATAAATCGTTTATTGTGTCGCTGTCGAAAATTGAAGCATTTACCTCGACCAGTATTGAAGTGCCGGGAAAAGAATTACCGATCGGGCGGAGTTATAAAAATGCGGTGCTTGAGGTTTTGCAACTTCAGGGGTAAGCAATAGTTCCTGCATTTAAGAATAGTTGCCACAGTTTTAAGATTCCTGAATCTTCTTCATCCAACGATTTAATTGGTGAAAGTTGCAGGTACAAAATTCGTTGTTGATTTACCGCCTGCAAATTGAGTTCTGTATCATCCAGAATAGGAATTTTATGCACGCATAAGGTCAACACTGTTTTTAATGTGGTGGCTCGAATCCGAATGGTGTGTTTCGAAAACTTTGCCGGATGAATATGGAGGTAACGATCAGCCTGGTTTCCTCTTTTTATCAACCATTTTGATTCATCGGGTAAAGTGATTTTTTTCCAATCCGCATTTCCCATCCAGTTGCTGAAATCGGTTTCTGTGGTAATATTTTTTGTTTTGAAGTAGTTGATGCTTGCTTTACAAACTTGCTCCGGCGTCAATTCTCCGAGGTAGAAATCAATCAGATTATTCCCGATTGAAAGCATTGATTTTTTTGTAACGCTCCAATTGCTAAGTTCCCATTCAATAAGTTCGTTCAGCAGAAAACGAAAATGATGTTTGTATGGATTATATTGTATTGGTAACGGAATTTCAGGCGGCATTTGAATTGCTTTTGAAACATTTCAATAAATTTACCACAAAAGAAACAGATGGCACTTTTTCCACTCCACAAATATTTTGTTTTTAACGATCGGCTTTTGCCGGTATCCACTTTTGTGCCTGCCGAAAATGAAGGCGGGATCTACGAAGTTTTGCGTGTTGTAAACGGAATTCCACTGTTTTTAGATGAGCATCTGCAACGAATGCAATCATCAGCCGAACTGGCCGGAAAAGAGATTTGCTACAGTTGTGCGCAGTTGGAAGCGTTTTTAAATCAGCTGATCGTAAGAAACGAGGTGGATGAGGGGAACATTCTTATTTCGTGCAAAACCAACCTGAAAGCTTTTTTTATCGCGCACAATTATCCTTCGGATGAGCAGTACAAATTGGGAATTCGCTGCGGACTGTTGCATGCCGAACGTATGAATCCGAACGCCAAAGTTTTTCAAACCGAAGTGCGCAAACAAGCTAATCGACTGATGGAAATGAAAGGTTTTTACGAAGTGCTTTTGGTTGATCATGAAGAGCGAATTACTGAAGGAAGCCGAAGCAATGTGTTTTTTATAAAAGGAGATGAAATAATTACACCTCCGGGCAAACAGGTTTTGTTGGGAATTACCCGTCAGAAAACGCTTGTTTGTGCCAGCCGTCTTAATCTAAAAGTTACAGAAGAGGAAATCCGATTGGATGGACTGACTGGTTTAGATGTTGCATTTATAACCGGGACTTCACCCAAAATACTTCCGGTAAAAGAATTGGACGGGCATGCTTTTGATGCAGACAATAAAGTGTTACGAAGTTTGATGAATGAATACGAAAAAATCATTCAGGAAGACATAAAAAAAAGGTTGTCAGGGAAAGCCTGACAACCTTTAATTTTATTTGAGAGATTATTACAATCTATCTCTTAAAATCTTTTCAATCTCAACATAATCCATATCCTGCTTCTCGCCAATTTTGGCTTCGCTTTGTTTAAAGCGCTCTACAATTTTAGCAATACTGGTTTCCGGAACATCATAATCCGGCAAGCGGCATGGAACGCCTAGCGACTCGAAGAACTCAACAGTTCGTGCAATAATTGCGTCGATTCGTTTATCCTCGGTACCGGCTGTTATGCCCCAAATGCGTTCACCATATTGTAAGATCTTGTCCTTTTTGTTGTCGCGCTTAATATTCATTACGCCCGGCAGAACAATGGCGAGTGTGCGCCCGTGGTCTATTCCGTGGAAGGCAGTCAATTCGTGCCCAATAACGTGTGTCGACCAGTCTTGCGGAACACCAACTGCAATCATTCCGTTCAATGCCATAGTTGCACACCACATAAAGTTCGCAGCAGCGTCGTAGTTTTTACGATCGGCCAAAACCTTCGGACCTTCCTCAACAAGCGTGGTCAGAATACTTTCTGCCAGCCTGTCTTGTAGAGGCGAATTCACTTTGAAAGTCAGGTATTGCTCCATTACGTGTACAAAAGCATCAACAACACCATTGGCCACCTGACGGTCGGGTAAGGTAAATACACACTCCGGATCGAGCACCGAAAACAGTGGCATTACCAGCGGCGAGCCAAATGCTTTTTTCTCTTGCGTTTCGGCACGTGTAATTACAGAATTACCGTTCATCTCCGATCCTGTAGCCGGCAAGGTTAAAACAGCACCCAGCGGCAAAGCTTTTTCAACGGGTACTCCTGCGGCCAAAATATCCCACGGATCCCCGTTTTCGTACAAGGCTGCAGTGGCAATAAATTTAGTGGCATCGAGCACTGAACCTCCACCTACAGCCAGCAGAAAATTGATATTTTTTTCTTTTACAACATCCACGGCTTTCATACAGGTTTCGTAATGAGGGTTCGCCTCAATTCCGCTAAACTCTGCAACGGTACAATCTTTTAACGCCGCCATTACCTGGTCGTAAACACCAGTGCGTTTTATGCTTCCTCCACCGTAAATCATTAAAATGTTCGCATCATCCGGAATTTCACCGGAAAGTTTCGAAATTGATTCTTTTCCAAAAAGAATTTTTACCGGATTTCTGAATTCAAAATTGTACATGAGATTTATTTTTGGTTATTTCAACTGTCATCTGAAACAGGGGTGCCTGTTTGTTGTTCAAAGATATAAAATGTGGAAGAAAAGATATTCGAAACGAGCATTTAAAAAGATATGCCAATGAGAATAATTATATGTGCGAGTTACATACGATACCTAACGAAACAAGCAATTTTAATCGTATGAAAAGAGAGGTTGATTTCAGGGAAGACATTCCGAATTATTCCGACGAACAGCTGAAGGAGGTGCTGAGATTGCGCGACCATTATCAGCCGGAAGCTGCACAGCTGGCTATTCAGGAAGCCCTGAAACGTGGTATTATTAACTCTGAACAGGATCTGTTCTCGGAAGAATTCAGGTGCGAAGAAATGCAGTTTTCGCTATTCCCAAAAATCAAAAGAGACCGAAACCGAATAAAGATCAGAAGAAGTATTGCGCGCAGTTTGGTAATTTGTTCTGTACTTCCGGTAGTTTTTGGATTAATTGAAATGAAAACCGGAAACCGTTGGGAAGGAGGGGGGATCTTACTTTTTGGATTACTGTGGTTGTTTTGTTCTTCACAGCTTATAAAAGTATTTCATGTGCTTTTCATTAGAAGTTTAATGACCGGAACTATTCTTGGGGCATTGTATATTTTTTATAGGCTCATTTTATCGCAGACCTATATTTTTATGGATTTTTTTCTGGTGCTCGTTCTTGCCGGTTTAATCTTTTATGGCTTGATTTTTATACTGAAAAATGCCCGGACGTAAGACCGAAGCTGTTCTCAAATCTTCCATTTATCTAGAAAAAGCACGCATTCATCGAAATAAGAATGATTATCAAACTCAGAAATCCTAATTTTGAATTGTTATAAAAATAGACACAGATGAAAACAGCACTTCTATTTACCTTATCAATTTTATTTGCAATTAACCTGTCGGCACAAAACGATGACGATTGGGATTCACGCCGGTACGATATCGACAAATTTTCTGCCATTTACCTTGAAGGAAGTTACAAAGTGTTTTTATCGCAGGGAAACGAGAGTGCTTTAACGGTAAAAACTCCCGATGGTGACGTTTTTGAAGAACTGGATGTTGACAACTGGAGCGACGAATTGCGTGTGGTTGTAGATCGCGATTTTATTAATTACGAGCGCATTCATTTGTATGTGACTTTTAAAAACCTGGATGAAATTAAAGTGCAGGGAGGTTTAAATTTAAGCACCGATGGTTACCTCGATTTGAATGATTTATACGTGCAAGTTGAAGGAGGAGCTAAGATTGATTTGGAGGTAAAAGCTGAAGATATTGAGATTGTTGGCGAAGGTGGTGTGCTGGTTCAATTGAAAGGGGTGGCTGAGAAACTGGATGTGAAACTCTCTGGTGCCGGCCATGTTGATGCAGAAGATCTTCGTGTGAACGATGCCCGATTTAAAATAGAAGGAGTTGGAACCGGATCGGTACATGCCGTTGAAACATTGTATGCTAAAATAGAAGGTGTTGGCAAAGTTCGCTACAGCGGAAATCCAAAAGTTACCCGCAATATTGAAGGATTAGGAAGTGTAAAAAGAGATTAAAAAAATACTACTCGTACCTTAATCTTAAAAAGGTACAGATTTTCTTAGGTTTGGTTTAGGTTTATAAAAGGCTATCATTGGGTAGCCTTTTTCTTTTGAGGGAAACGAGGCATCAAACCAACTTCCTGCAATTTTGTTTTTGAACTATAATTATGGTTTTTGGTTAAAAATCATTGCCCGAGCACATTAAATGTGTTTATTTTGAATTCACTAATTTTTCAAAAAAGCAAAATGAAGAAAATTGCACTTTTTATTTTTATTGCTATGACAATAGTTAGCTGTACGCAAAAAGAGTCGGGGCAGGTTGCTAAAAACTATGTGCCCGAAACTCAGAAATTAAGTTCAGATGTAATGACACCTGAGATCTTGTGGTCATTTGGCCGCCTGGGAGGAGCTACGGTTTCGTCTGATGGTTCAACCATTTCATACACAGTAACTTATTACAATATTGAGGAGAATAAGTCGTACCGCGATATTTATACGATTCCGGTTGCCGGCGGTGAAGCAAAAAATCTCACCAACACAGCCAGTAACGAATACAATGTTGTTTGGCGCCCCGATGGAAAGAGAATCGGTTATTTGTCATCGGCTTCCGGCAGCGTTCAGTTGTGGGAAATGAATCCTGATGGTAGTGACAAAAGCCAGGTTTCAGAAATTGAAGGTGGAATTTTCGGTTTTCAGTATGCTCC harbors:
- a CDS encoding deoxyribodipyrimidine photo-lyase; translated protein: MINITWLRRDLRLSDNTALNKALYGNNKALVLFIFDTNILDKLAKDDARVTFIHQQLTKLDKELRAMNSGLMVKTGEPLKIWQELISDFEIGEVHFNRDYEPYATERDNKVQQLLQKNNIAVLSHKDQAIFEPHEVLKGDGTPYTVFTPFKNKWLEHFDPQQIKVEADLKPDAFAEVDSSLPTLEEIGFQKSSIPVKDYDLSVVENYSETRNFPAIHGTSYLSVHLRFGTVSIRQIVQQVYKQSPEFLSELVWREFFTQILFHFPRVVNENFRAKYNVIKWRNDEREFERWCKGETGYPIVDAGMRELNKTGYMHNRVRMITASFLCKHLLIDWRWGEAYFAKKLLDFELSSNNGNWQWAAGTGCDAAPYFRVFNPTEQVKKFDKEMRYIKKWVPEFQELTYPAPMVDHKIARNRALETYKKGIAQ
- a CDS encoding histidine kinase — translated: MNKLLYNNSVLYRGTRHILFFVITVVLFTGILFVQSENDNLPHIFGITLGNAFFFFGYAYITIFLLVPELLLKAKPFWFIVVFLLIGIGLSALKLLFSDYIFYASIAPENISGNGAFNLRLIVMNTKDMTFIVALFCIAKYVKDYILTEDLRKKLEQQHRKAQTTLLQSQFDPHFMFNTINNLYALSLLNPGKTNEVISRMKIVLTYIINESLKEFVTLEDEVELVENYLQLEKLRYGKRLKVSYKTEGDLTAAKIPPMILFLLVENSFKHGSSLDAGAPWITILVQATAEEIIIETENSKPEGLQKKRKEIERGSGYSGLKRRLNIIYDGQGYSLKVKDMGDKFKVRLELKNTHEDRHITYR
- a CDS encoding histidine kinase, coding for MKTGILHIVKRSYILHVIFWLAWVISFSFIQTLNEGIGSLHVWLMYYLVTLPVFVTHTYLIAYWLLPKTFFNGRYLVFAAGIFVLLIVFSVVELLVSNYLVFYLFDKSRMFDSGFLNLKNIVISGVGNHYIILVFLAIKAGSSWYRAEYQKEELLRSKLETELEIYRYQLQPRIVLELMEELEVLSLKNAETAPEMIINISNFLNRFLYEGKEELIPLELEVKLLEEFMTIHNQALGDRLTSNFIVSGNLKSYVVPPLLLLPFINSAIKVAYECNETYESTVIIKAERKYLLFSFTFWSENSFKIANNEDNKITYQRLLFNYPDKHRLVENIDDNFREFSIEIYA
- a CDS encoding response regulator transcription factor; this encodes MKTKCLIIDDEPLARDLMRSHIEKLDNFEICAECGDAMKALQELHNHKIDLMFMDIQMPQITGIEFLRTLKNPPKVIITTAYREYALEGFELDVVDFLLKPITFERFLKSVNKYYQSVQDDVPELQPIASTNGKTDEAFIYVKENKKVLKVHLNEILYVEGLSEYVQIYTTEKKIITKTSMTHMSEKLPDSGFMRIHKSFIVSLSKIEAFTSTSIEVPGKELPIGRSYKNAVLEVLQLQG
- a CDS encoding aminotransferase class IV — translated: MALFPLHKYFVFNDRLLPVSTFVPAENEGGIYEVLRVVNGIPLFLDEHLQRMQSSAELAGKEICYSCAQLEAFLNQLIVRNEVDEGNILISCKTNLKAFFIAHNYPSDEQYKLGIRCGLLHAERMNPNAKVFQTEVRKQANRLMEMKGFYEVLLVDHEERITEGSRSNVFFIKGDEIITPPGKQVLLGITRQKTLVCASRLNLKVTEEEIRLDGLTGLDVAFITGTSPKILPVKELDGHAFDADNKVLRSLMNEYEKIIQEDIKKRLSGKA
- a CDS encoding iron-containing alcohol dehydrogenase, whose amino-acid sequence is MYNFEFRNPVKILFGKESISKLSGEIPDDANILMIYGGGSIKRTGVYDQVMAALKDCTVAEFSGIEANPHYETCMKAVDVVKEKNINFLLAVGGGSVLDATKFIATAALYENGDPWDILAAGVPVEKALPLGAVLTLPATGSEMNGNSVITRAETQEKKAFGSPLVMPLFSVLDPECVFTLPDRQVANGVVDAFVHVMEQYLTFKVNSPLQDRLAESILTTLVEEGPKVLADRKNYDAAANFMWCATMALNGMIAVGVPQDWSTHVIGHELTAFHGIDHGRTLAIVLPGVMNIKRDNKKDKILQYGERIWGITAGTEDKRIDAIIARTVEFFESLGVPCRLPDYDVPETSIAKIVERFKQSEAKIGEKQDMDYVEIEKILRDRL
- a CDS encoding head GIN domain-containing protein is translated as MKTALLFTLSILFAINLSAQNDDDWDSRRYDIDKFSAIYLEGSYKVFLSQGNESALTVKTPDGDVFEELDVDNWSDELRVVVDRDFINYERIHLYVTFKNLDEIKVQGGLNLSTDGYLDLNDLYVQVEGGAKIDLEVKAEDIEIVGEGGVLVQLKGVAEKLDVKLSGAGHVDAEDLRVNDARFKIEGVGTGSVHAVETLYAKIEGVGKVRYSGNPKVTRNIEGLGSVKRD